In Verrucomicrobiota bacterium, one genomic interval encodes:
- a CDS encoding flavin reductase family protein, protein MAKKSYPLSKVYGLLEPGPVVLVTTARNGRANIMTMSWHTMMEFEPPLVGCVISNRNYSFGLLKATKECVINIPTVEIAEKVVGCGNTSGATIDKFKHVCLTPKPASRVGAPLIEECFANLECRVVDTRMVAKYCMFVVEVVKAWVNPAVKNPKTIHHFGHGNFMVAGKRIRLKSKMK, encoded by the coding sequence ATGGCTAAGAAATCCTATCCGCTGTCCAAGGTCTATGGGTTGCTGGAACCGGGGCCAGTTGTTTTGGTCACGACTGCCCGTAATGGCCGCGCTAACATTATGACTATGTCGTGGCACACTATGATGGAGTTTGAGCCGCCGTTGGTTGGTTGCGTCATCAGCAATCGCAACTATTCCTTCGGTCTGTTGAAAGCGACCAAGGAATGTGTCATTAACATCCCTACGGTAGAGATTGCTGAAAAGGTGGTGGGCTGCGGCAATACATCAGGAGCGACTATCGACAAGTTTAAGCATGTTTGCCTGACACCAAAGCCTGCATCGCGAGTTGGGGCGCCTTTGATTGAGGAGTGCTTTGCAAATCTCGAATGTCGCGTTGTGGATACCAGGATGGTGGCCAAGTATTGCATGTTTGTCGTGGAAGTTGTCAAAGCATGGGTCAACCCCGCCGTGAAAAATCCAAAGACGATTCATCATTTTGGACATGGCAACTTCATGGTGGCTGGGAAAAGGATCAGGCTAAAGTCGAAGATGAAGTAG